GCTATGACCAAAGAGTATAAAAAACACATTCAATTGGGATGTGGCTGCTGGATTAAGTTGAAAGTAACCGACAAATCACAAGTACAAGAGGCTTGACTTGACTAATTCAGCAGAATTTAATTACGATGGAGGGTCTTTGTTTTAAAGTTATGTGATCGAATCTAGAGATGGGGCATTGAATTCAAGCTACGATAGCGATTCGTCTACCCTACAGGCCGCTGTCGAAAGTGGTCCTACGGATAATGTTAGAGCTTGAAAGTACGAAGAAATTACGAGGGAGCTGGTCCTACGGTGCCAATGGAGATATCCAAAGTCACCACTTTTGAATCACGCTTTATGCCTAGATTCAGTCTCAACTAGTTGAATGCTCGAAATCGATGACCAATGGAAAATTATACGATGGTTTTTTAACAAACACTATCTCAAGGCACTTTGCTTTGTAAATTAGAGTGTCATTAATTTTAAGATGAcaatgcttaattaattaattaattaagtaaataacttaataaatgaAAGAGATAGACATAAGATGTTGGAGACAACGTGTGCAAtaaaagtcaaagaaaacttATCCAGACAAGATTAACCTTAAAAGTATCTTTAAAGTATTTATGAAGTACGTTTCTCCACGTCAAAATACACTTCATTCTTCGTCAAAATACCTTAAGTTACCTCGCAGCTCATGGTtgcattatttaatatttgaaagcaAGCTGGTTTTCAGTAGTAAACGAATCAGTTTCCTCccgcaaaaacaaaacaactaaaaattctttcttttaaaaatataatttttattttaatttgtatataacCAATTCTctcacaaataaattatatttgaatatttttattatattaaaaaaatcacaaaaaatagtcttatatatttgcatgcattttggatttaataactagtttattaatatcattagaaCTTgatctatatttcaaaaatataaaaaaaaattatcttattccTTTTTAATACATGAGATTAcgaacttatatgtaagatgcatttttgatattaaattcaaaatacaaaaaaatctattttgttttctgttagTATCTGGaattataaacttatatgtaagatatAATtccgatattaaataaaaagatggttcctttaatttttatatcagtattAGAATGGTTAGATTTTTTAACTgataagataataatttttttataaaaaaaaaaatttttctttgatcacAAACAGAACATCGAtcacttaaaatttttttaatataatttttattggggGAACTAATCTATTGGCAAACGAGGAACGCACGCATGTAAcgaaattgtttaatttttattagagtatgtaagaatatatatatatatatatatatatatatatatatatatatatatatatatatatatatatttattttgattatttgaaaCTTCTTGATGGAAACCGATATGAAACTTCTTAGAAATTATGAAGTTGTGCGTTCTCACCATGACaacaaaaaaatggagaaaaagatAAGCATTATGAGATAAATTTGTCAAAGTCAAAGAAATTGATCCttaatttaaactaataaaagaacaaaaaaagtcaagaaaatGCTGCTTGTACACGCTGGAAGTGCCCTATAAAATGGTCGTTCCATCCATGCCATCTTGCACCAAATTAATCTCTACATCTTCATACATTCTATAGCTCTGTAACTCACCATCTCTCCTATcgaggaaaaggaaaagcacAGAATCTCTGCCTCATTTACAAACTTGCGTTACCTTCTTTTGTACCCAAACAAACCTCTATTTCACACACTAAGCCCAAGCCTTATTTATCTAAGTGCCAGCTTAATTCAATACTTAGACTGCCATGGGAAGCATTGATGACTTCAGCCGTAATTCTTTCCCAGATGATTTTGTTTTCGGAACATCCTCATCAGCTTACCAGGTACATACTCTAAATTTTGCAGTAATTAGGAGGGGACAACAgaacattatttaaaataatactagttatgttaattaatttttcgttattattttattatgatatgcAGTATGAAGgtgaaacaaacaaacatggtAGAGGACCAGCTATATGGGACACTTTCACTGTGGAACATACAGGTACCAATCTCTCTCATTAAAATTTGTACTTCCCTCGCTAAAAAGTTGAAGAGAACTATGTTAATGTCCTAAGAAAACCACcattattaacttttaaaaaaatattattttcaatgtttGCAGAGAGAATAAATGATCATAGCAACGGAAATGTAGCTGTTGATTTCTATCATCGCTATAAGGTATGGGAGTTCTTCATCATATTTTCGTTGTGGTTAACTATATGATGTATGTAAGTGTAATTGTtcttaaaacaaattgataaatgTTACAGGAAGACGtgcaaagaatgaaagaaatggGAATGGATGCTTTCAGATTCTCCATTTCTTGGTCTAGAGTATTACCAcgtaagtttttatattttttgaaatttgttcttAACATAGTAATAGTAATGACACTAGCAGGATGTGACTTTGACATCTGTTGTGAATTTCCATTTGATATATAGCTTtccattggatttttttttggaaaatgcaGATGGCAGGTTAAGTGCTGGAGTAAACGAAGAAGGCATCAAATTTTATAACGATCTCATTGATGACCTCCTTAAGAATGGTTATAACCTTTCCCTTCCCTTCaattaatcataatattttgCCAAAAATTGTTGCGAAAATTCTTATACAACAAAAGGTTTATCTTGTGCGCTCCATCTGATTATATGATGTTTTGTAATATATAGGTTTGCAGCCTTACGTTACTCTCTTTCACTGGGATACTCCACAAGCTTTGGAAGATAAATATGGTGGTTTCTTAAGTCCTAACATTGTGTAAGTAGCGACCTTTCGTTAATTATGCTTCAAATATCCAAACTTGTTGTAGCTTCGAAATATTATAATCTAATCTGTCATTCTGGAGACTTTGTGGACCTATGCttctctaaaatttaaaacattcctATAAATTTTCTCACATAAAACATTGATTTCCAGAAATGATTTCCGAGACTTTGCCGACCTTTGTTTCCAAAATTTTGGAGATCGGGTGAAGAAGTGGATTACTTTGAACGAGCCATGGATGTTCAGTGTTCAAGGTTATGACATGGGCACGATGGCACCCGGTAGGATTTCTGTCGTTGTAAATGATCCACACCGATCCTTAAACACTGGTGCCACTGAAGTGTATACGGTTAGCCATCATTTGTTGCTTGCTCATGCTGCGGCAGTGAAACTATACAAGGAAAAATATCAGTCATGTCAAGGTGGACAGATTGGGATAACGCTTGTTTCTCATTGGTTTGAACCTTACTCAAACAGTGAAGCTGATCAAAATGCAACCAAAAGAAGCCTCGACTTCATGCTTGGTTGGTTCATGGATCCTTTAACTAATGGTGACTATCCACGTAACATGCATGATTTTGTTGGTGGAAGATTGCCCGAGTTCACTGCCGAGGAATCTAAGATGTTGAAGGGATCGTATGATTTTATTGGAATTAATTACTACACAACATATTATGCTCAAAATATCGATGCAAATTATCAGAGTGTTGGATTCATGTCAGATGCTCGTGCTAATTGGACAGGTAACTAAtgattgatttcttttctttattattcatcttttttttttcaattacataacATCAATTAGATGATGTTTTATCAATTATGAATTCATtaatttactttgttatttcttaattttgcaGGAGAGAGAAATGGAATCCCAATAGGTCCACAGGCTGGTGTAAAATGGCTTTATATTTATCCCGAAGGCATCAGCAGGCTTTTGAATTACACCAAAGATCTATACGGGAGCCCAACAATTTACATTACTGAGAATGGTATGGTTGAAATGAACGATCATACATTATGCTACATTGAAGTTTCTTAGTACTTCTCTAACACTAAGTATGTTCTTAATGCTTTATTTTACTGATTTGTTCTCAGGGGTTGATGACGTAAATAACAATGCTTCATCACTAAAGGAAGCTCTTAATGATCCCATAAgagaaaaatcttacaaagaCCACCTCAAGAATGTTTTGAGATCCATCaagtgagttaatttttttcatttattaactaAAGATCATtgataataagttttttaatctatagcaacaattatattattaagttACCACATCCGTCTAACTGGGATTCAATATCTATTTATTGCAGTGAGCATGGTGTTGATGTTAAGGGATTTTTTGCTTGGTCTTTAATGGACAATTTCGAATGGGGAAGTGGTTATGCTGTGAGGTTCGGCCTCTACTATGTTGATtacaaaaatgatttgaaacgATATCCTAAACAATCAGTCAAGTGGTTCAAGCAGTTTCTTAGAAGAGACTCCCACAGTCCTATTCCACATACGTATCCTCTGATTACTTCTAATGAAACGTCGAAAATTGAAGATAGTTTGGTTCGGGATGCTAAAAGGCCAAGAAATGCCTGAATGCCTTCGCCAGGATCTGAAGTCAAAGTTGTTAGCATCTGCAAAGTGGGATTTCACGGATGAAAGATAGAGCTCTCAGCAATATTAATTCAACAGAATTTGGTCACCACTTCATTCATTCAAGGCTGtggttaagaataaaaattcatggttctagttttcctttgttttgtttaattatcgTTTcagaatttaatttgattattttactgTTGTATCATTTTTTCATTCGATTATTGATTATGATtcgtttaataataatacaattctTTTGCACCATCATTGTTTATGAtttgtttactattttttttttttcagaaagaaaaatgtaatatttgaccctaaaagaagaaaaagaaatggatgatCAGTGAAAACGAATACAAATGAAATGGacaaaccaaaaatcaaacccAGATATGAAGAAAGTATAGATTAAAAGTTTACGAAATCTCCATGATGACATATTAAATGGCTTATTTATACAATTTATCACAACaacataatcatattaaaaaataaatttactccAACAAAATCATTTGGCTAAGAAGATAGTTTAAGAACTTTAATCAAGGCTAGCAACCAAGCTTCATTTGAATCTTTAATTCCAATATGAGTGGAGGAAAAATCAAGCCCCAAACCTTTATGATTGCGAAGAACCCCTTTAATATCAACCAATTCAGGTTTGCCAATAAAAGAACCATCAACATTAGATTTCAGCATATGACATTCATGGGGAGACCATTAAATGGGAGATTTAGCAAGAAATTTAGCAATCCTTTTCCATACATCATAAAAAGAATTACATGAATTAGGTTGTCCAGGATATTATAAAATACTACACCTATATTTGCCTAAATAAACACAATTACAATTGGGTTTCCAAATTAGTTTATCATCAACTTCACTCAATAACAATATAACAGACAACTTATCGAATAAAGAATCAAATGAGTCAATCTATCTTCCTCTAAGAGCCATTCTCCATCAGAAATTTCGTAACCATGAATATTCATCCCACATACCCATATTAAATAACAAGGAAACCTAATCTTCTTATACACTAAAAATTCTATGAAACTGGACAACGAGACAATTATCCCCAACCACACATCGCTCCGAAAGCTAGAATCATGATCATTACCAACCAAAACATAAACATTAACAATTAAACTGAGCGAAGACATATTTAAAGTTGATTCCTTACTATGAATATTGTAGATAATATACTTCCATAATCATGAATTAGAGCTCCCAAACCTCCAAAGTCGTTTAAAAAAGCAAGGCTTTGTTTTTCACTAGTAAAATAACCTATACCCAGCCCTCCTGTTTTCTTAGAAGAACAATAAAAGAACAATAAAGTTCCATTTAACGTTGCATAATTTTTACCTCCCTCCTCACCAAACTAAAGAAAAGGTTTGATTTGTTTCTCAATATTGGCATCAATAGTGATTGGAATAAGGAATAAAAAGAGATAGTAGATAGCGacaatattattcaatattgtataaaagaaatttaagggATCATGGGGTTTCTTAGTtggtttttaattctttaagtCTCATTGCTTTAGCtttgtatatataaacatttatatcaaattttagatttttcagtAGTAGGTTGTcttatgagaaaatgaaatatagtaaaaaaagttATCGCACGTATGCGGCGTCGCGAAGATCATCCACCCTTAAAGAAAATGTAAAGGTCTACTTGGAAAATATGGAGAGACaatgaattcttgtctcttatcagtaaaatatggactgagagtcgccacctactattctggtcactaggaaccctaactggtctcacaGATGGGGTATgaagactggttgcgtaaagaaaagatattagcaccccaactacGCCCTATCTaaagtaagctgcattgttttattgtctgataaaatctaaggttttGGTTGcctttctaattgttggtccgtctaaagggtcaagaaaagccctccttaATAAGGAGGTTATTTATCTTAATAGGGTAAAACCTAATTGTTCTAGCGTCcgcaaaaaaaatagaatttaatatccATAATACGTATTAAGTATAATGTCGTACCccggatactaaaagacaaaaaaataaaatttttgttgtttttgaaattttggccaatgttctcttgattttaataaactggttattaaagccaaaatgcatgctaaaacattgttttttttttatgtatgaaaaaaacacaatatgattttttagctttgagacacttggccgtatgcacaaaaatattttttttctttttttaaatgtttttgtatttttggaagttttgacaAAAACCGGGTATTGTCGTAtcggattttgtatttttagtaaCATAAAAATACTGcccgatattaatcaaaatgacttaaaaaataCGCGGGAAAATTGTAAAAtccgaaaaatattttttaaacgttttttttattccagAAGCGGGTCGAACCCGACCCAAAACTAAAggggctggttactgtgcttatgcacagtaaccagccccTACCtcatttgctgcagaacgtgaattatTCACGTTCTATATGCAAATGGAGGCAAGGGAGAAGCAAGAAGGAAATAAACAGGGCAGCAGGAGGTTACCTAGGGGTGGTGCAGCCTAAGCGTGGCTGTTAGTGGCGGCGACGATGGCGGTGACAGTGGTTCGTAGTGGCTGCaacctcttctctctctctttgttttcctttgttttttttctttctctctgtttttctcttctttcttcctcttcgggtcttcttttctttctttctttcggtattttccctctcttctctttttttccccgtTTCTCTTCTCGTTTCTCGCTCCCTCCTTGTGCTCTCCTTCTCccctgtatttataggaaaacagGGGAGAGACATGGCTGGGGCGACCACTGTGCTGCCCCCTCGAACCGCCCAAGGGGTACGTCCCCTCCATTCTTCCACCACGTGGCAAGTAAGTGGGTTGTGTCGACATCTTTTTGAGGtttaggagagagagggagtcggTGAAAATAGAGTAAGAAAATCTTCTTCCCCTGCTTCGCGCAtccagggaagaagaagacccacaGTGTCGTCCAAAACGGCATCGTTTcgggcttcttcttcttcttttttaatgaacagtgtatgaaacggcgccgttttggacAAAACGCACCATTCTATTTAAAAGGAAATGGCGGCAAAATCATGTCAAATTCCAAATCAGTCcttaatttgtgatttgttcaatcaagtcctcaattgtaattttgatttaacaatcaatgcaattgcatccctgccaaaaaTCAAACAGCGGCCTTCTGATTTTTGCAATttaaccctcaattgatcaataaacttctactttcttcaatttggccccctGATTCGGTTTTAATTACAACCCCTCTATTTACtcgccttttccagtttggtccttggtttcggatttcttcaattaagtccctaattagCCTTCAAACTTCAATacttatgcaattaagcccctgctTTGACCAAATtcactctcaaaaattataatttgaccccataactttattttcttccaattaaagcctacattgacttcaaaatcaatttttcttgcaatcaaaccctctataaattcaattaaaccttcaattgagtccataaacatctgattttggacttttcttcctcaaattaaattttctttgtcaacaaggCTCTCATTAGTCAGCAAAATactatcaaattttaatctttgaattttttaacctcctcaaccaatttttgaccatttttagAGTGCTCTGGCATCCATTTttcattgttatatttttttgatactatttttatttttttgtattttttgaagagagaaaaaatatgaatttgaggaataacccaaaaataggttatgacaaaaGTAACAAAATGGTTATCCAAAGACTTAAATGTTATCATGCAACATAAAGATATTTATTATAGCATACAATTTATACTACTACGATTTAAGGTAGAATAGAAAGAGTTGATGCAATAAGTGCCACAACTACAATAGCAACACAATGGTTCCAAATTTGGTCACCCGTAGCTACAACAAAAGTTACTTTTTCCTTAGGCAATCTTGACATGAatagttttatgaaatcatTATTGCAAGCTTTCCCAGTTGTTATATGCTTTTGGCAACAATATTCTGATGGAGTATTGTTGTTGTATATACTATTAGAGATTTCAATTGCACAACGTTTTGTCACCTTTGCATGGCATTGTTCCAAATGTTGAGAAAGCTTTGGATTTTCTTCATAAGTACGAATTGCAAACCTCGGTTTAATGATAAGTATACCGATACAGAAAAATAGTGTTGAGGAGATGCTTTTGCCAAAACTTCCCATGTTTTTTAAAGCAATATATTCTAGTACTtggataaaaatttgatggatgcaaataaaataatatcatgcaagtccaatttatatatttataagccaAAATTGGACCGGAAGTTAGTTAATATCTGTATGTTAAGAGTTGATGAAATCCGTTTCAGGAAGttagttattgttaaaaaaGAGTGTTTAagtggttttgatagcaaagtATTCAAGCGGTTTTTATAGTAAAGTATTGAagcataattaagtaattatgagTTACATTTATCACTACCATAATCTTTAGATTGACTGACGGaattttctgtcggtatttgcATTACCATTCCGTTGGTAaagaaatcaccgacggaaagtctccgtcggtgaatctttcatcggtaattttttatccgtcggtaagtccgttggtaataaaaaaaattattagcgaTGAATTTACTGACAGAAAAggcaagaaatattttttttcattacgtcggtaattccctcggAAACAAACCGTATGTAATTatgtcggtaattatttaaaaatatttaaatatatatatatattttacaaaactaaaaaaatataatattaatcaacactctataatactcaaaatgattggaaaaaagaagaagaaaatcaactcaaaacaatttgcaacaaataaataacgaaaaaataaattcaactaaaaaaattcatatgaaaaaaatttaaaaatcttataaataaatcaactaaaaattgatcgcatatgaaaaaaaaatcctataacaacattcatacaattattaagaacaaaaacaattaaaaataaaataaaaaacaaatatagtgaaaaaaacacgaaaaaagaagaattgttttttttaccttaatgtagttgcaagtgaagctaagaagagaaaaaaaaaacaaattcgtaaagtatactaattaaaaaaaatgagaagaaaaaataaaaaaagagaagaagacatGCCtaagcatggaggagaagagaaggagttgaggagagaagagaagaaaaagaaagacgaAGAAGACATTCCtaagcatggaggagaagagaaggagttgaggagagaagagaagaaaacgaagaaaaagaagaagaagaaaggagacgaGACTGTTGTGAAATTAGGGCGTTTTACCGCCGGTTTTACCAatggataattaaatactaatatttttaatcattccatCGGGGATTCTgtctataatttttaatttaaattttgaatttaataaaaaaatttcagaaaccgccaaatatcactgacgacttttcaatccattGGTGATTTCgtatgtaatatttaatttaatttaaatttttcagaaaaccaccaaataacaccgatgacttttcaatttGTCGGttattttgtctgtaaagaacagtaattaacagtgcaattgggaaGTGAATAGTTCTAGagctctctgtaaaataccgacgaaatGTTCCGACGGTGATTctctttgtaattaacatgatgaataGTGTTGACAGTTTACCAATGATTTTActaacggaattaccgacggaagtttaatcattccgtcggtaattccgttggaaAAAATGGCACatcatctttctttttgctttgttttaattatttttttcccactgtaattccctcggtaaatACTGAGAGAATATTTCCGCCGGTAAAATCCGTCGgcaatttaccaacgaaaatattccctcaatatttccgtttgtatttatcgattttatgGTAGTGTATAGAAAgactaattataagaaaaaagattagtaaatttagaaaattgttCAATAATTTCATTGTCTTAGTATAATAACATAATCCAATTAAAGTGTTTacaaatttgttaaaattacattgtttggTGATCGATTAAATGTCTGGGGACATTAGAAAATCGGTGACGAGAATTCATATCTCtggacatcaaaaaaaaaatcggtaaCGAAAAGTCATGTCTTTTGGACATTGAAAATCATCGATGAAGTATTGAGTTAATTGGACATTTAATGTTAGCGTAAATAATTTCTAATGTAAATgagaagcaagaaaataaaatacatccaTGGAAATTGTTTACGAAAGTATttgattttgtgaatttatgaatattacGAATAAATTGGAAAGATTTGAATATTGATTCAGGATGTTATATAGAAATGTAAGAGAAGCATTCGAAAGGGGACCCAACTTCTAAGGAGCTTGTATAGTAAGAGCTTAAGGTAAAGGTCATCTCCCTTCCCTAGCTTGTA
The DNA window shown above is from Populus trichocarpa isolate Nisqually-1 chromosome 4, P.trichocarpa_v4.1, whole genome shotgun sequence and carries:
- the LOC112327281 gene encoding beta-glucosidase 12 isoform X7 yields the protein MGSIDDFSRNSFPDDFVFGTSSSAYQYEGETNKHGRGPAIWDTFTVEHTERINDHSNGNVAVDFYHRYKEDVQRMKEMGMDAFRFSISWSRVLPHGRLSAGVNEEGIKFYNDLIDDLLKNGLQPYVTLFHWDTPQALEDKYGGFLSPNIVNDFRDFADLCFQNFGDRVKKWITLNEPWMFSVQGYDMGTMAPGRISVVVNDPHRSLNTGATEVYTVSHHLLLAHAAAVKLYKEKYQSCQGGQIGITLVSHWFEPYSNSEADQNATKRSLDFMLGWFMDPLTNGDYPRNMHDFVGGRLPEFTAEESKMLKGSYDFIGINYYTTYYAQNIDANYQSVGFMSDARANWTGERNGIPIGPQAGVKWLYIYPEGISRLLNYTKDLYGSPTIYITENGVDDVNNNASSLKEALNDPIREKSYKDHLKNVLRSINELIFFIY
- the LOC112327281 gene encoding beta-glucosidase 12 isoform X6; amino-acid sequence: MGSIDDFSRNSFPDDFVFGTSSSAYQYEGETNKHGRGPAIWDTFTVEHTERINDHSNGNVAVDFYHRYKEDVQRMKEMGMDAFRFSISWSRVLPHGRLSAGVNEEGIKFYNDLIDDLLKNGLQPYVTLFHWDTPQALEDKYGGFLSPNIVNDFRDFADLCFQNFGDRVKKWITLNEPWMFSVQGYDMGTMAPGRISVVVNDPHRSLNTGATEVYTVSHHLLLAHAAAVKLYKEKYQSCQGGQIGITLVSHWFEPYSNSEADQNATKRSLDFMLGWFMDPLTNGDYPRNMHDFVGGRLPEFTAEESKMLKGSYDFIGINYYTTYYAQNIDANYQSVGFMSDARANWTGERNGIPIGPQAGVKWLYIYPEGISRLLNYTKDLYGSPTIYITENGVDDVNNNASSLKEALNDPIREKSYKDHLKNVLRSINEHGVDVKGFFAWSLMDNFEWGSGYAVRFGLYYVDYKNDLKRYPKQSVKWFKQFLRRDSHSPIPHTYPLITSNETSKIEDSLVRDAKRPRNA
- the LOC112327281 gene encoding beta-glucosidase 12 isoform X1; this translates as MGSIDDFSRNSFPDDFVFGTSSSAYQYEGETNKHGRGPAIWDTFTVEHTERINDHSNGNVAVDFYHRYKEDVQRMKEMGMDAFRFSISWSRVLPHGRLSAGVNEEGIKFYNDLIDDLLKNGLQPYVTLFHWDTPQALEDKYGGFLSPNIVNDFRDFADLCFQNFGDRVKKWITLNEPWMFSVQGYDMGTMAPGRISVVVNDPHRSLNTGATEVYTVSHHLLLAHAAAVKLYKEKYQSCQGGQIGITLVSHWFEPYSNSEADQNATKRSLDFMLGWFMDPLTNGDYPRNMHDFVGGRLPEFTAEESKMLKGSYDFIGINYYTTYYAQNIDANYQSVGFMSDARANWTGERNGIPIGPQAGVKWLYIYPEGISRLLNYTKDLYGSPTIYITENGVDDVNNNASSLKEALNDPIREKSYKDHLKNVLRSINEHGVDVKGFFAWSLMDNFEWGSGYAVRFGLYYVDYKNDLKRYPKQSVKWFKQFLRRDSHSPIPHTYPLITSNETSKIEDSLVRDAKRPRNA
- the LOC112327281 gene encoding beta-glucosidase 12 isoform X5 — translated: MGSIDDFSRNSFPDDFVFGTSSSAYQYEGETNKHGRGPAIWDTFTVEHTERINDHSNGNVAVDFYHRYKEDVQRMKEMGMDAFRFSISWSRVLPHGRLSAGVNEEGIKFYNDLIDDLLKNGLQPYVTLFHWDTPQALEDKYGGFLSPNIVNDFRDFADLCFQNFGDRVKKWITLNEPWMFSVQGYDMGTMAPGRISVVVNDPHRSLNTGATEVYTVSHHLLLAHAAAVKLYKEKYQSCQGGQIGITLVSHWFEPYSNSEADQNATKRSLDFMLGWFMDPLTNGDYPRNMHDFVGGRLPEFTAEESKMLKGSYDFIGINYYTTYYAQNIDANYQSVGFMSDARANWTGERNGIPIGPQAGVKWLYIYPEGISRLLNYTKDLYGSPTIYITENGVDDVNNNASSLKEALNDPIREKSYKDHLKNVLRSINEHGVDVKGFFAWSLMDNFEWGSGYAVRFGLYYVDYKNDLKRYPKQSVKWFKQFLRRDSHSPIPHTYPLITSNETSKIEDSLVRDAKRPRNA